A genomic segment from Bacillus cereus G9842 encodes:
- a CDS encoding GNAT family N-acetyltransferase, translating into MIRKAKKTDALAIAPLLYNALHEIAEKITGSTVKAEVLLGLETWFSKENNRLSYENCFVYEQDESAVGIIVAYHGSEATQLDAPIVHHLRELHKDESITLEKEAELDEYYIDTLSVSSAHGGKGIGSKLIEAAEIYATEKGHEKIALLVNLENTRAYSLYEKLGYKKDEIVMLVGEPYAHLVKTLNVKISIS; encoded by the coding sequence ATGATTCGGAAAGCAAAAAAGACAGATGCACTGGCAATAGCTCCTTTATTGTATAATGCTCTGCATGAAATTGCTGAAAAAATCACAGGTAGCACAGTTAAAGCAGAAGTATTACTAGGACTTGAGACATGGTTCTCAAAAGAAAATAACCGTCTGAGCTACGAAAACTGTTTTGTCTATGAACAAGACGAGAGTGCAGTTGGAATTATTGTCGCTTATCACGGTAGTGAAGCAACACAGCTTGACGCACCAATTGTACATCACTTAAGAGAATTACATAAAGATGAATCAATTACGTTAGAAAAAGAAGCTGAGCTTGATGAGTATTACATTGATACATTATCAGTTTCAAGTGCACACGGCGGAAAAGGTATAGGTTCTAAATTAATTGAAGCTGCCGAAATCTATGCAACTGAAAAAGGGCATGAAAAAATCGCTTTACTTGTTAATTTAGAAAACACACGCGCCTATTCACTATACGAAAAGTTAGGTTATAAAAAAGATGAAATTGTTATGCTAGTAGGCGAACCTTATGCTCATCTCGTAAAAACATTAAACGTCAAAATTTCTATATCTTAA
- the nrdI gene encoding class Ib ribonucleoside-diphosphate reductase assembly flavoprotein NrdI, with amino-acid sequence MLVAYDSMTGNVKRFIHKLNMPAVQIDEDLVIDEDFILITYTTGFGNVPERVLDFLERNNEKLKGVSASGNRNWGDMFGASADKISTKYEVPIVSKFELSGTNNDVEYFKERVREIATH; translated from the coding sequence ATGTTAGTTGCATATGATTCTATGACAGGAAACGTGAAGCGTTTCATTCACAAATTAAATATGCCGGCCGTTCAAATTGATGAAGATCTAGTAATAGATGAAGACTTTATTCTTATTACGTATACAACAGGTTTTGGCAATGTACCAGAACGTGTTTTAGACTTTTTAGAGCGCAATAATGAAAAATTAAAAGGCGTATCTGCAAGCGGCAATCGTAACTGGGGAGACATGTTCGGTGCAAGTGCTGACAAGATTTCTACTAAATATGAAGTGCCTATTGTATCAAAATTTGAGTTATCTGGAACAAATAACGATGTAGAATATTTTAAGGAAAGGGTGCGGGAGATTGCGACACATTGA
- the nrdE gene encoding class 1b ribonucleoside-diphosphate reductase subunit alpha, translated as MRHIELNNEITQMQDGFYQLHKDKEALEVFMEEARENTVPFNSVAERMEYMKEHDYYYNVLDEYSLEEVEGVYNIAYGENFEFQSYMAASKFYKDYALKTNDQKQYLESYEDRVAIVSLYLGRGDVSKAKQFASMIVKQNYQPATPTFLNAGRSRRGEMVSCFLLEMDDSLNSIGFNINTAMQLSKIGGGVALNLSKLRARGEQIKGIDNAASGVVPVMKLLEDSFSYANQLGQRKGAGAVYLNIFHWDIIEFLDTKKINADEKSRIQSLSIGIIVPSKFFELAEKNEPFHVFAPYTVYKEYGKHLDDIDIDEMYDELMSNPKVKKKPLDISARDMLIKIAMIQLESGYPYLMFKSNANNQHPLKDIGTVKMSNLCTEIFQLQETSEINDYGTDDIIRRDINCNLGSLNIVNVMENKEIREAVHAGMEALTAVSDMTIIPNAPTVKKANDELHSVGLGAMNLHGYLAKNKIAYESAEAKEFARTFFMMLNYYSIEKSMEIATEKGETFKDFDKSDYANGTYFEKYETTDYSPVTEKVQQLFEGIHIPTKEDWTSLKEQVQKNGLYNSYRLAIAPTQSISYVQNATSSVMPIVSQIESRTYANATTYYPMPYLSKDTFWYYKSSYDMNQFKLIDLIAEIQEHIDQGISTILYVNSDISTRELARYYIYAHKKGLKSLYYTRTRKLSVEECVACTV; from the coding sequence TTGCGACACATTGAACTGAATAATGAAATCACGCAAATGCAGGACGGTTTTTATCAGCTTCATAAAGATAAAGAGGCATTAGAAGTCTTTATGGAAGAAGCTAGAGAGAATACCGTTCCTTTTAATAGCGTGGCAGAGCGAATGGAGTATATGAAAGAACATGATTACTATTACAACGTTCTGGACGAGTATAGCTTGGAGGAAGTAGAGGGAGTATATAACATCGCTTATGGTGAAAACTTCGAGTTCCAATCTTATATGGCAGCATCTAAGTTCTACAAAGATTATGCGTTAAAAACGAATGATCAAAAACAATACTTAGAAAGCTATGAAGATCGTGTAGCAATTGTGTCATTATACTTAGGACGCGGTGATGTTTCGAAGGCAAAACAATTCGCAAGCATGATTGTAAAACAAAACTACCAACCAGCGACACCAACCTTTTTAAATGCGGGAAGAAGCAGAAGAGGAGAAATGGTGTCTTGTTTCTTGTTAGAGATGGACGATAGCTTAAATTCAATTGGCTTTAACATTAATACTGCGATGCAATTATCGAAAATCGGCGGGGGAGTAGCCTTAAACTTATCTAAGCTACGCGCACGTGGTGAGCAAATTAAAGGTATCGACAACGCTGCAAGTGGTGTAGTGCCTGTTATGAAATTGCTTGAAGATTCGTTTTCATATGCGAATCAGCTTGGCCAACGAAAAGGTGCCGGCGCAGTATATTTAAACATTTTCCATTGGGATATTATTGAATTCCTTGATACAAAAAAAATAAATGCCGATGAGAAGAGCCGTATTCAGTCTCTATCAATCGGAATTATCGTTCCAAGTAAGTTCTTTGAGCTTGCTGAGAAAAACGAACCTTTCCATGTTTTCGCGCCTTATACGGTTTATAAAGAATATGGCAAGCATTTAGATGATATTGACATTGATGAAATGTACGATGAATTAATGAGCAATCCGAAAGTGAAGAAGAAGCCACTAGATATTAGTGCACGTGATATGCTTATTAAAATCGCTATGATTCAGCTTGAGTCTGGTTACCCATACTTAATGTTTAAATCAAATGCAAATAATCAACATCCATTGAAGGATATTGGAACTGTGAAGATGTCGAACTTATGTACAGAAATCTTCCAGCTTCAAGAAACTTCAGAAATAAATGATTACGGTACAGATGACATTATCCGTCGTGATATTAACTGTAACTTAGGATCGTTAAATATCGTAAACGTAATGGAAAATAAAGAAATTCGTGAAGCAGTTCATGCGGGAATGGAAGCTTTAACAGCTGTTTCTGATATGACGATTATTCCGAATGCACCAACTGTGAAAAAAGCAAATGACGAGCTTCATTCAGTTGGACTTGGAGCAATGAACTTACACGGATATTTAGCAAAAAATAAAATCGCTTATGAAAGTGCAGAAGCGAAAGAATTCGCTCGTACATTCTTTATGATGTTAAATTACTATTCTATTGAGAAAAGTATGGAAATCGCTACAGAAAAAGGCGAGACATTTAAAGACTTCGATAAATCTGATTATGCGAATGGCACATACTTCGAAAAGTATGAAACGACAGATTACAGCCCAGTAACTGAAAAAGTTCAGCAACTATTTGAAGGAATTCATATTCCGACAAAAGAAGATTGGACAAGTTTAAAAGAGCAAGTGCAAAAGAATGGTTTATACAACTCATATCGTCTTGCCATTGCTCCAACACAATCAATCAGTTACGTTCAAAATGCAACTTCAAGCGTAATGCCGATCGTAAGTCAAATCGAATCAAGAACATATGCGAACGCGACAACATATTATCCAATGCCGTATTTATCAAAAGATACGTTCTGGTACTATAAATCTTCTTACGATATGAATCAGTTTAAATTAATTGATTTAATCGCAGAAATTCAAGAACATATTGATCAAGGAATTAGTACAATTCTTTACGTTAATAGTGATATTTCAACACGTGAATTAGCACGTTACTACATCTATGCACATAAAAAAGGCTTAAAGAGTCTGTATTATACGAGAACACGTAAATTAAGCGTGGAAGAGTGTGTGGCTTGTACCGTTTAA
- the nrdF gene encoding class 1b ribonucleoside-diphosphate reductase subunit beta → MRAVNWNKKEDDFSLMFWKQNIAQFWTEEEIAVSSDKNTWVQLSKEEQIAYKRVLGGLTLLDTKQGGEGMPLVLVHLENLQAKSVLAFMGAMEEVHAKSYSHIFTTLATEEEIDDIFDWVDNHPLLEKKAGIITGYYRRLLKPEVTKKELYMAMVASVFLESYLFYSGFFYPLYLAGQGKLTASGEIINLIIRDESIHGVFVGILAQQIFAELSAEEQQEVQKETQELLMELYEIEMAYTEEIYTSIGLVEDVNRFVRYNANKGLMNLGLEPKFEEEEINPIVLNGLRTDTKNHDFFSVKGNGYVKATNVEKLADDDFVFNF, encoded by the coding sequence ATGCGTGCGGTAAACTGGAACAAAAAAGAAGATGATTTTAGTTTAATGTTTTGGAAGCAAAACATCGCTCAGTTTTGGACAGAAGAAGAAATTGCGGTTTCGTCTGACAAAAATACTTGGGTGCAATTATCGAAAGAAGAGCAAATTGCTTATAAGCGTGTATTAGGTGGTTTAACACTTTTAGATACGAAACAAGGTGGCGAAGGAATGCCACTTGTACTTGTTCATCTTGAAAATTTACAAGCTAAAAGTGTATTAGCTTTCATGGGAGCTATGGAAGAAGTACATGCGAAGAGTTACAGTCATATCTTTACAACGTTAGCTACTGAAGAAGAAATTGATGATATTTTTGACTGGGTAGACAATCATCCATTACTTGAGAAAAAGGCCGGTATTATTACTGGTTACTATCGTCGTTTGTTAAAGCCTGAGGTAACGAAAAAAGAGCTATATATGGCAATGGTAGCAAGTGTGTTCTTAGAAAGTTATTTATTCTATAGTGGATTCTTCTATCCGCTTTACTTAGCTGGTCAAGGAAAACTAACAGCAAGTGGTGAGATTATTAACTTGATAATTCGTGATGAGTCAATTCACGGCGTATTCGTCGGTATTTTAGCACAACAAATCTTCGCAGAACTTTCTGCAGAAGAGCAACAAGAAGTGCAAAAAGAAACACAAGAGTTATTAATGGAACTATATGAAATTGAAATGGCTTATACAGAAGAAATTTACACTTCTATCGGTCTTGTAGAAGATGTAAATCGTTTCGTTCGTTACAATGCGAATAAAGGGCTTATGAACTTAGGACTTGAGCCGAAGTTTGAAGAAGAAGAAATTAACCCAATCGTTTTAAATGGTTTACGTACAGATACGAAAAACCATGATTTCTTCTCTGTAAAAGGAAATGGTTACGTAAAAGCAACGAACGTTGAAAAGTTAGCTGACGATGACTTCGTGTTTAACTTTTAA
- a CDS encoding GntR family transcriptional regulator translates to MKIEFSPNIPIYIQVMEYIKKEIVTGQLLPGDKIPSVRELASELQVNPNTIQRTFQELERDGVVVTRRGMGRYVTNEGEKIMELRKEMAKELLHSFIDGMDNLGFSEEEILTILRSSLHDKREESQ, encoded by the coding sequence ATGAAAATAGAGTTTTCTCCAAATATACCAATTTACATTCAGGTAATGGAATACATAAAAAAAGAGATCGTAACAGGACAGTTATTGCCTGGTGATAAAATTCCCTCTGTCCGTGAATTAGCGAGTGAATTACAAGTGAATCCAAATACGATTCAGCGTACATTTCAAGAGCTAGAACGGGATGGAGTTGTTGTAACACGTAGAGGAATGGGACGGTATGTAACGAATGAAGGGGAGAAAATAATGGAGCTGCGAAAAGAGATGGCGAAAGAATTACTTCATTCTTTTATAGATGGAATGGACAATTTAGGTTTTTCAGAAGAAGAAATTCTTACAATTCTTCGTTCTTCATTGCATGATAAGAGGGAGGAGAGCCAATGA
- a CDS encoding ABC transporter ATP-binding protein, whose product MTELLKIENLWKRYGLKAVIRELNIEITEGKIVGLVGDNGSGKTTLLKMIAGLQHPSEGSITIDGKKVGLQTKEIVSFMSDKPIFDDWMTVKDALFFYRDFYKDFDIQKAVDTIAEFKIPLEEKITALSKGMVEKLQIILTFSRKAKLYVLDEPLGGIDLVSREHVLELILKFYRQDCTLLISTHLIREIENIFDEVIFLKDGEIILHENVEELRFQKGKAVHELFKEAYEK is encoded by the coding sequence ATGACAGAGCTATTAAAAATAGAAAACTTATGGAAGAGATACGGATTAAAAGCAGTGATCCGTGAATTAAACATAGAGATTACGGAAGGGAAAATCGTTGGGCTTGTTGGAGATAACGGGAGCGGGAAAACGACGTTATTGAAAATGATTGCAGGCTTGCAACACCCTTCTGAAGGCAGTATCACAATAGACGGTAAAAAGGTAGGATTACAGACGAAAGAAATCGTTTCATTTATGTCCGATAAGCCAATCTTTGATGATTGGATGACTGTAAAAGACGCTTTATTTTTCTACCGGGATTTTTATAAAGACTTCGATATTCAAAAAGCGGTAGATACGATAGCGGAATTTAAAATACCGCTAGAAGAAAAAATTACAGCATTGTCAAAAGGTATGGTTGAGAAGCTGCAGATTATTTTAACGTTTTCTCGAAAAGCGAAGCTATATGTACTAGATGAGCCATTGGGCGGAATTGATCTTGTTTCTAGAGAACATGTACTTGAGCTAATACTTAAATTTTATCGTCAAGACTGTACGCTACTTATATCGACTCATTTAATAAGAGAAATTGAAAATATATTCGATGAAGTAATCTTTTTGAAAGATGGAGAAATAATATTGCATGAAAATGTAGAAGAACTAAGATTTCAAAAGGGTAAAGCAGTACATGAGCTGTTTAAGGAGGCCTATGAGAAATGA
- a CDS encoding ABC transporter ATP-binding protein, translating to MGNVVVKLENVRKRIGGTEIIRGLSFEVREGEVYGFLGPNGSGKTTTIRMMTGLISMTEGDITICGHSIRSEREKALEQIGAIVENPELYDYMTGMQNLKHFANMAIKPISKERIAEIVKLVELEHAIHKKVKTYSLGMKQRLGIAQALLHQPKILILDEPTNGLDPAGIRQIRDYLQRLAKEENIAVIVSSHLLSEIELMCDRVVIIKQGEFVQEYNLHEKVKHDEAVVVAFEVDEVQKANEIIKGKAKGNVIVASLTKDNIPQIVKKLVHADVLVYGVTVQNKTLEDEFLAITGGVKA from the coding sequence TTGGGAAACGTAGTAGTAAAGTTAGAGAATGTTCGAAAAAGGATTGGTGGAACGGAAATTATTCGTGGTTTATCATTTGAGGTTCGTGAAGGAGAAGTATACGGATTCCTTGGACCGAACGGTAGCGGTAAGACGACGACGATCCGTATGATGACAGGTCTTATTTCAATGACAGAGGGCGATATTACAATTTGTGGACATAGTATTCGCTCGGAGCGTGAAAAGGCACTAGAGCAAATTGGAGCGATTGTAGAAAATCCTGAACTATATGATTATATGACAGGAATGCAAAACTTAAAGCATTTTGCGAACATGGCCATTAAACCAATTAGTAAAGAGCGCATTGCTGAGATTGTAAAGCTGGTTGAATTAGAGCATGCAATTCATAAAAAGGTGAAAACATATTCACTTGGTATGAAACAACGTTTAGGAATTGCACAGGCATTACTTCATCAGCCGAAAATCTTAATTTTAGATGAGCCGACAAATGGATTAGATCCAGCTGGTATTCGCCAAATTCGTGATTATTTACAACGTTTAGCGAAAGAAGAGAATATTGCTGTAATCGTATCAAGTCACTTATTGAGTGAAATTGAATTAATGTGTGATCGCGTCGTTATTATTAAACAAGGTGAGTTTGTACAAGAGTACAACTTACATGAAAAAGTGAAGCATGATGAGGCAGTCGTTGTAGCGTTTGAAGTAGATGAAGTTCAGAAAGCGAATGAAATTATTAAAGGTAAAGCGAAAGGGAATGTAATTGTAGCATCTTTAACAAAAGACAACATTCCACAAATTGTAAAAAAACTTGTTCATGCTGATGTGCTTGTATACGGAGTTACTGTTCAAAATAAAACGTTAGAGGATGAGTTCTTAGCGATTACTGGGGGAGTGAAAGCGTAA
- a CDS encoding ABC transporter permease, with translation MFKLIQNEFLKLHAKKGMYILIGVIALLGILGAVVLAKWGEAGSLSGSYLDFVSSDIGLIMIFTTIFGITTASRTITDEFQKGTIKQLLIRPRKRMTVLFSKYITVLLTMLFIVFASTLIAMIIGLIVMDGSKTELTLGIVLKTILYQLLSPFFFATLAFFLANVFRKSVLPLIITMFLLFLQGAINMALMMFAKGVAKFVVFFHLDLRAYDSNKLISGGVEPTFTEFTFTTSLLLVAAYFVVLLVASSALFQKRDVL, from the coding sequence ATGTTTAAATTAATTCAAAATGAATTTTTAAAATTACATGCGAAAAAAGGTATGTATATTTTAATTGGTGTCATTGCTTTATTGGGGATTTTAGGAGCTGTAGTACTGGCGAAATGGGGTGAAGCTGGTAGTTTAAGTGGATCTTACTTAGATTTTGTAAGTTCAGATATCGGCTTAATTATGATATTCACAACGATTTTTGGAATTACAACAGCTTCTCGTACAATTACAGATGAATTCCAAAAAGGAACGATTAAACAATTATTAATTCGTCCAAGAAAACGAATGACAGTTTTATTTTCTAAATATATTACAGTGTTATTAACGATGTTATTTATTGTATTTGCTAGTACGTTAATTGCCATGATTATTGGATTAATTGTAATGGACGGTAGTAAAACTGAATTAACATTAGGAATTGTTTTGAAAACAATATTATATCAGTTGCTATCGCCATTTTTCTTTGCAACACTTGCATTTTTCTTAGCAAACGTATTTAGAAAGTCTGTATTACCATTAATTATTACAATGTTCCTATTATTCTTACAAGGAGCAATTAATATGGCACTAATGATGTTTGCAAAAGGTGTAGCGAAGTTTGTAGTATTCTTCCATTTGGATTTAAGAGCTTACGACAGTAATAAATTAATTAGTGGTGGAGTAGAACCAACATTTACAGAATTTACGTTTACAACTTCATTATTACTTGTAGCTGCATACTTTGTTGTGTTACTTGTAGCATCAAGTGCATTATTCCAAAAACGTGACGTATTATAA
- a CDS encoding CPBP family intramembrane glutamic endopeptidase: MHYAFSRIRLRSFFGWMIIGVFLIMIPLGLANVSENTMEVISQITVFFVFPLLWLYVKTNKNNVVFNSFFDKPGRLSWGLIVLATIMGMIFSVGISQIQFYILAHTLPNFLVTMLEDGNVINTSNVYMTIFTFISACVLAPIMEEVIFRGFFLQRMAHKWGIKKAVIISSIIFGLGHFDVIGAFMFGVVMCLLYIKTKNIWTNIAVHALNNLIATSMQFFGGEESGTISITELQAQSNLWIGIGLTVVGLLWLIPYVWKQWRTVKEVGVPPVRFINEQKVVNSSQENEVYSQVIVTDRLMAIELPDEVVNKLRLEESDYVTVSVEEDKIVIKKAHNR, translated from the coding sequence GTGCACTATGCATTTTCACGTATAAGGCTACGTAGCTTTTTTGGATGGATGATTATAGGGGTGTTCCTTATAATGATACCATTAGGTCTAGCAAATGTTTCTGAGAATACGATGGAGGTTATTTCACAAATAACTGTATTTTTTGTATTTCCGTTACTTTGGCTATACGTAAAAACAAATAAAAATAATGTTGTATTTAACAGTTTTTTTGATAAGCCAGGACGTTTATCTTGGGGATTAATTGTATTAGCAACGATAATGGGGATGATTTTTTCAGTTGGCATATCTCAGATTCAATTTTACATATTAGCACATACGTTACCGAATTTCTTAGTTACTATGCTAGAAGACGGAAATGTTATTAATACGAGTAACGTATATATGACGATATTTACTTTCATTTCAGCATGTGTGTTAGCACCTATTATGGAAGAGGTTATTTTTAGGGGATTTTTCTTACAGCGAATGGCTCATAAATGGGGAATTAAAAAAGCTGTAATTATATCTTCAATTATTTTTGGCCTAGGACATTTTGATGTTATTGGTGCGTTCATGTTTGGTGTCGTTATGTGCCTTTTATACATAAAGACAAAAAATATATGGACGAATATAGCTGTGCACGCTCTAAATAATTTGATTGCAACAAGTATGCAATTTTTCGGTGGAGAAGAAAGTGGTACAATCTCAATTACTGAATTACAAGCGCAAAGTAATTTATGGATTGGTATCGGTCTTACAGTTGTTGGATTACTATGGTTAATTCCGTATGTTTGGAAACAATGGCGTACAGTAAAAGAAGTTGGCGTGCCACCAGTACGTTTTATAAATGAGCAAAAAGTAGTGAATTCATCACAAGAAAATGAAGTGTATAGTCAAGTGATCGTAACCGATAGATTGATGGCCATAGAGTTACCAGATGAGGTTGTAAATAAGCTTCGGTTAGAAGAAAGTGATTATGTAACAGTATCAGTAGAAGAAGATAAAATCGTTATAAAGAAAGCACATAATAGATAA
- a CDS encoding DUF3913 family protein produces the protein MKIWFYEKTAQLDDLLGIWDNVPTIPRIGEKVEILKTVRTVTDIKYVKNGNNFRIEIITN, from the coding sequence TTGAAAATCTGGTTTTATGAAAAAACGGCACAATTAGATGACTTGCTTGGTATTTGGGACAATGTTCCGACCATCCCGCGAATTGGTGAAAAAGTGGAGATTTTAAAGACAGTCCGTACTGTTACAGATATTAAATATGTAAAGAACGGTAATAATTTTCGTATAGAAATTATTACAAATTAA
- a CDS encoding Lrp/AsnC family transcriptional regulator, with protein sequence MQLDRVDRKILNELYNDSRLSMRELAKRVNLSAPSTAERVRKLESEGVIQKYTIDIDYKKAGLVLDCILEITLKNGDTTRMQQFIQSYPSASFCYRVTGSLCYIVKISVPSLVELEEFINDVSSYATTVSHIVLSEVSLTPDIEHIFPED encoded by the coding sequence ATGCAACTAGACCGTGTTGATCGAAAAATTTTAAATGAATTATATAATGATAGTCGCCTTTCTATGCGTGAATTGGCGAAACGAGTAAACTTATCTGCTCCGTCTACTGCAGAACGTGTTCGTAAACTTGAAAGTGAAGGCGTTATTCAAAAATATACAATCGATATCGACTATAAAAAAGCAGGACTAGTTTTAGATTGTATTTTAGAAATCACTTTAAAAAATGGTGATACAACACGTATGCAACAGTTTATTCAGTCTTATCCATCTGCAAGTTTTTGTTACCGAGTAACAGGAAGCTTATGCTACATTGTAAAAATTTCTGTTCCTTCACTCGTTGAACTTGAAGAATTTATCAATGATGTTTCTTCATATGCAACGACAGTTTCTCATATCGTATTATCAGAAGTATCTCTTACTCCTGATATTGAACATATCTTCCCAGAAGATTAA
- a CDS encoding carboxymuconolactone decarboxylase family protein: protein MMERISLSNVGDTKFQKLLGHNSDILHSWSTLEDTLYNKGILSAELKEQVRRTLAYGNECPYCMAKGRPDDVQKAEEIGVAVTFAHTFVHDRKAIDDTMFHALKQYWTEKEIVELCAYVCFITASQQLGFLFQLQPN, encoded by the coding sequence ATGATGGAGAGAATTTCATTATCAAATGTAGGAGATACAAAGTTTCAAAAGTTATTAGGGCATAATTCGGATATATTACATTCGTGGAGTACGTTAGAGGATACACTGTACAATAAAGGAATTCTTTCAGCAGAGTTGAAGGAGCAAGTGAGAAGAACATTAGCGTATGGGAATGAATGTCCGTACTGTATGGCAAAGGGAAGACCTGATGATGTGCAAAAGGCAGAGGAGATTGGTGTAGCCGTTACTTTTGCGCATACATTTGTTCATGACCGAAAAGCGATAGATGATACTATGTTTCACGCATTAAAACAATATTGGACAGAAAAAGAAATTGTAGAGCTTTGCGCCTATGTTTGCTTTATTACTGCGTCACAACAACTTGGTTTTCTATTTCAATTACAGCCAAATTAA
- a CDS encoding cysteine hydrolase family protein: protein MTNQIALIIIDVQKAFQLQDWGERNNIFAEENMRILLAEWRKRKRPVFHIQHVNKEDARSMFYERGETVNFKEEVQPLPGEVVIQKFVNSAFIGTNLEEQLREDKCNAVVVVGLTTNHCVETTTRMAGNLGFTTYLVSDATATFNRKGLDGKEYSAEDIHNMTLVNLHEEFATIVTTKEALKLF, encoded by the coding sequence ATGACAAATCAAATAGCACTTATCATAATCGATGTACAAAAGGCATTTCAATTACAAGATTGGGGCGAGAGAAATAATATTTTTGCTGAAGAAAACATGAGAATTTTGTTAGCAGAATGGAGGAAAAGGAAACGACCAGTTTTTCATATTCAACATGTAAATAAAGAAGATGCTCGGTCAATGTTTTATGAGAGAGGGGAAACGGTAAACTTTAAAGAAGAAGTGCAACCACTACCTGGTGAAGTGGTTATTCAGAAATTCGTTAACAGCGCGTTCATTGGGACGAATTTAGAAGAGCAATTAAGAGAGGACAAATGTAATGCAGTAGTAGTTGTAGGATTAACGACAAATCATTGCGTGGAAACTACGACACGAATGGCAGGGAATTTAGGATTTACAACGTATTTAGTGAGTGATGCAACGGCTACTTTTAACCGTAAAGGTTTAGATGGTAAAGAGTATAGTGCAGAAGATATTCACAATATGACACTTGTAAATTTACATGAAGAGTTTGCTACGATTGTGACGACAAAAGAAGCATTAAAATTATTTTGA
- a CDS encoding SseB family protein — protein MEQISVKKLEEVLVVAGDDKQKQKEFYELLLSTEFYVAGSLEAEDGATEGILRLRHFQGEGRWIVPFFTQMEFVKDVLPEGTPLITIRGKELFGSIEKDATAVLNVGTDISKTFIPEEIADIASGRIFNYYK, from the coding sequence ATGGAGCAAATTTCAGTAAAGAAATTAGAAGAGGTACTTGTTGTAGCAGGGGATGATAAACAGAAGCAAAAGGAATTTTATGAATTGCTCTTATCTACTGAGTTTTATGTTGCTGGTTCACTAGAAGCAGAGGACGGGGCAACAGAAGGAATACTTCGTTTGCGTCATTTCCAAGGAGAAGGTAGATGGATCGTTCCGTTCTTTACACAAATGGAATTTGTAAAAGATGTGTTGCCAGAAGGAACGCCCCTTATTACGATACGTGGGAAAGAGTTATTTGGTAGCATTGAGAAAGATGCTACAGCTGTATTAAATGTTGGCACTGATATAAGTAAAACATTTATTCCAGAAGAAATTGCAGATATCGCATCTGGACGAATTTTTAATTATTATAAGTAA